The Plasmodium sp. gorilla clade G2 genome assembly, chromosome: 6 genome has a segment encoding these proteins:
- a CDS encoding polypyrimidine tract binding protein, putative: MNKRTLSDDRNMREKNKSGVKRYLMSSDDIYDNPKIYHEKNNGGSKINMSTFLEINEDGMLYDNHNNNIMNGHNNDMCDLNNGNNNIFNSLNKIDNNNNINDNELNKINSENNNNNNNNNNNSNSNTSLSTKYYSNDCKKRKGSRYTSSLPFLKKEKNSGNTVLILKNVPEKVDEEDIISFMRPFLRNKNPEIIFDGQDIIVKLYDDELIESIYTYFNQHPTQIKGSFVKVKISKENDDNKESKNEHNNIINNNNSNNNNSNSNYSCNNNNYSCYNNDDYSLYSNHATDTSDKRYSKSNKAECSKVILVSVINLHYPVDIELIYYLFSKCGTVEKIITFSRNPVLYQALIQFDKIETAKEAIKTLHNRNIYDGCNTINIQYSFLKELVIKGNNSSSWDYTLSSEKKTKNYPEIQNSHGVLPTPTRKSIDSELYQLMEKKFKLVDFEKMNPSKTPVLICYNIPKEYTDVNKLFNLFSIYGFVTRIKILREKPDAALIQYSNYIFSSLAQEYLQRARINNQNIEVNFSKIHDIRVSQRQQNHESHNTKMFSNYDQRYVLSDQGKYIKAACRPTKCLFISNLNEDVNEDCVMNLFNKYGNINKFQFLPVKEGKRHLSIIVEMNTEDMATKALMDLHNFYLKDRHIKVSYTKSRLM; this comes from the exons ATGAATAAACGAACACTTTCAGATGATAGGAATATGAGggagaaaaataaaagtggAGTTAAAAGATACCTTATGAGTAGTGATGACATTTATGATAATCCTAAGATATatcatgaaaaaaataatgggggttctaaaataaatatgagtACCTTTCTTGAAATAAATGAAGATGGGATGCTATatgataatcataataacaatataatgaatggtcataataatgatatgtgtgatttaaataatggtaataataatatttttaatagtttaaataaaattgataataataataatataaatgataatgaacttaataaaataaatagcgaaaacaacaacaacaataataataataataataatagtaatagtaatactTCTTTATCgacaaaatattattcaaatgattgtaaaaaaaggaaaggtAGTAGATATACATCATCCCTAccctttttaaaaaaagaaaaaaatagtgGTAATAcagttttaattttaaaaaacgtACCAGAGAAAGTAGATGAAGAAGATATCATATCTTTTATGAGACCATTTTTAAGAAATAAGAATCCAGAAATTATATTCGATGGACAAGACATTATAGttaaattatatgatgaTGAATTAATTGaaagtatatatacatattttaatcAACACCCAACACAAATCAAAGGTTCTTTTGTTAAGGTTAAAATATCTAAGGagaatgatgataataaggAAAGCAAGAATGAACACaataacataataaataataataatagtaataataataatagtaatagtaattatagttgtaataataacaattatagttgttataataatgatgattattCTCTTTATAGTAACCATGCTACAGATACATCAGACAAAAGATATAGCAAATCTAATAAAGCAGAATGTTCTAAAGTTATTTTAGTATCTGTTATTAATTTACATTATCCTGTTGATAtagaattaatttattatttatttagtaAATGTGGAACagtagaaaaaataattaccTTTTCAAGAAATCCAGTTTTATATCAAGCACTTATACAATTTGATAAAATAGAAACAGCAAAGGAAGCTATAAAAACATTAcataatagaaatatatatgatggaTGTAATACAATAAATATCCAATATTCATTTCTAAAAGAATTAGTTATCAAGGGTAATAATTCAAGCTCATGGGATTATACTCTATCTAGtgaaaagaaaacaaaaaattatccAGAAATTCAAAATTCTCACGGAGTTCTTCCAACACCCACAC GAAAAAGTATAGATTCTGAATTATATCAATTAATGGAGAAAAAATTCAAATTAGTTGACTTTGAAAAAATGAATCCGTCCAAAACGCCAGTCttaatatgttataatatacCAAAGGAATATACAGATGTTAATAAG TTATTTAATCTCTTTAGCATTTACGGATTTGTTACgagaataaaaattttaagagAAAAACCAGATGCTGCTCTTATTCAATATTCAAATtacatattttcttcattagcTCAAGAATATTTACAACGTGCTAGAATTAATAATCAAAACATAGAAGTGAACTTTTCTAAAATACACGATATAAGAGTTTCTCAAAGACAACAAAATCATGAATCCCACAATACTAAAATGTTTAGTAATTATGACCAACGATATGTg ttatCAGATCAgggaaaatatatcaaagCCGCATGCAGACCGAcaaaatgtttatttatatcaaatcTTAATGAAGATGTCAATGAAGATTGTGTAATGAATTTATTTAACaaatatggaaatataaacaaattcCAATTTCTTCCTGTCAAGGAAGGGAAAAGACACCTCTCCATTATTGTAGAAATGAATACGGAGGATATG gcAACAAAGGCATTAATGGAtctacataatttttatctaAAAGATAGACATATAAAAGTATCCTATACAAAATCCAGATTAATGTAA
- a CDS encoding RNA-binding protein, putative, with protein sequence MSLNFSIANVVYVKNLSSDITEENIREKFGSCDEIINITFKNFPGLNQKYCQIEFKTSEGITNASRLNGETLLNVPMVVSVIEPIIHNTNLNEVSTTESDKNVNSLLDVRNSITSQGVQTLLLQQQVISEQKKRLVDFQNSLNEKNNKFDVFSKIVYMENIPEKYDEEDIREFFQNIGNTTSYKLQYNEQKKVHTAFVEFKNEEHAKAALNLSGTKVGLHEICIRDAYSLINDKDNLKNNFSFYSNNTTGDNSNNNIINNNTIMSTTNNLPIINNMNNINNINNNKFLLTTNTNVNEKVEKVLALKEKLAMKLCAMYNPNMLLVNNLIQPTNSYLLNVNNSENTNMQQLNIETTSSIQETKLNDIKNDKYDKYDKYDKYDKNEKDEKKKKKKDSSIDKSSYDRHDGETKKKSHNIKIKKYKSSRSSKYSNSSYSQEKSSSRNYSRSSTSSNKYKRNTISYTTREKKYIYDKIKKRKRSYNYSKSNSSYSDSNSNSRNSYDSDYHRYKNSYRHRKISKRKHNHKYTTSSSRSNSSYSERRRRRRRDSEDTKPWWVKESEKMKIRQKMKEQKMREMAIREKSRR encoded by the exons ATGAGTTTAAATTTCAGTATAGCTAATGTAGTATATGTTAAGAATCTTTCAAGCGATATAACTGAAGAGAATATAAGAGAAAAATTTGGTTCTTgtgatgaaataataaatataacatttaaGAA TTTTCCAGGTCTTAATCAAAAATATTGTCAAATTGAATTCAAGACATCAGAAGGTATAACAAATGCATCTAGACTAAATGGAGAAACCCTTTTGAATGTTCCTATGGTTGTAAGTGTTATAGAACCCATAATTCATAATACCAATTTGAATGAAGTGTCTACAACCGAAAgtgataaaaatgtaaatagtTTGTTAGATGTTCGAAACAGCATAACCAGTCag ggTGTGCAGACTCTGCTTTTACAACAACAAGTAATTTCTGAACAGAAAAAAAGACTGGTTGATTTTCAAAATTCACTaaacgaaaaaaataataaatttgatgttttttcaaaaattgtgtatatggaaaatattccagaaaag tatgatgaagaagatataAGAGAATTTTTTCAAAACATTGGAAATACAACTAGTTATAAATTACAATACAATGAACAGAAAAAAGTCCACACAGCCTTTGttgaatttaaaaatgaagaacatGCAAAAGCAGCTTTAAATTTAAGTGGAACTAAAGTAGGATTACATGAGATATGTATAAGAGATGCATATAGCTTAATAAATGACAAAgacaatttaaaaaataatttttcattttatagtaataatacAACCGGTGATAATAGTAAcaacaatattattaataacaaTACAATTATGAGCACTACAAATAATTTGcctattataaataatatgaataacataaataatattaataataataaattcttATTAACAACTAATACAAATGTTAATGAAAAAGTTGAAAAAGTATTAGCCTTAAAAGAAAAGCTAGCTATGAAATTATGTGCCATGTATAACCCAAATATGCTCTtagtaaataatttaattcaaCCAACAAATTcgtatttattaaatgtaaataattcaGAAAATACAAACATGCAACAACTTAATATAGAAACGACCAGTTCAATACAAGAAACCAAacttaatgatataaaaaatgataaatatgataaatatgataaatatgataaatatgataaaaatgaaaaagatgaaaaaaaaaaaaaaaaaaaagatagcTCAATAGATAAAAGTTCTTATGATAGACATGATGgggaaacaaaaaaaaaatcacataatataaaaataaaaaaatataaaagttcAAGAAGTAGTAAATATAGTAATTCATCATACAGTCAAGAAAAAAGCTCCTCACGTAATTATTCACGTAGTAGCACATcaagtaataaatataaaagaaatactATATCATATACTacaagagaaaaaaaatatatatatgataaaattaaaaaaagaaaaaggtcatataattatagtaAATCAAATAGTTCATATTCAGATAGTAACAGTAATTCAAGAAATTCATATGATTCTGATTATCATCGTTATAAAAATAGTTATAGGCATAGAAAAATAAGCAAAAGAAAACATaatcataaatatacaaCTTCTTCTAGTCGTAGCAATTCATCTTATTCTGAGAGGAggagaagaagaagaagagaTTCAGAAGACACCAAACCTTGGTGGGTCAAAGAATCagagaaaatgaaaatcaGACAAAAAATGAAGGAACAAAAAATGCGTGAAATGGCAATTAGAGAAAAAAGTAGAAGGTAa
- a CDS encoding ubiquitin-conjugating enzyme E2, putative has protein sequence MTKNRLLIESREAKKQNDPDISLTHSEYNLHEWQAVIRGPKDSPYEGGKWKINIKCKSTYPIDPPLITFVTKFFHPNVNFVTGELCMDILKANWSPAWTIQSLCRAILFLFNEPNADSPLNCDAGNLIRSGDIKGFQSMARMYTVEYAMDDDNEK, from the exons ATGACGAAAAATAGACTGTTAATAGAATCTCGTGAAgctaaaaaacaaaatgatcCTGATATTAGCCTTACGCACAG tGAATACAATTTGCATGAGTGGCAAGCGGTTATAAGGGGACCCAAAGATTCTCCATATGAA ggaggaaaatggaaaataaatataaaatgtaaaagTACATATCCAATAGATCCACCTTTAATTACATTTGTTACCAAATTTTTTCATCCAAATGTAAATTTTGTTACTG GTGAATTATGTatggatatattaaaagcTAACTGGAGTCCAGCTTGGACAATTCAATCATTATGTCGTGCTatactttttctttttaatgaGCCAAATGCTGACAGTCCCTTAAATTGTGATGCTGGTAATTTGATAAGATCTGGTGACATAAAAGGATTCCAATCGATGGCAAGAATGTATACAGTGGAATACGCAATGGACgatgataatgaaaaataa